Proteins co-encoded in one Deltaproteobacteria bacterium genomic window:
- a CDS encoding ABC transporter substrate-binding protein gives MQRRKTMFWRLWALAILAAVLLGTPGARAASPQGVMKQAIHWGLSADWLDPSTASYVTTANHPLYLFHDALLKAMPEGNYTPCLAESWNISPDFKVYEFKLRQGVKFHNGDTLTAEDVVFSFWRYKAALAKFFHNRTEKVEAVNPNLVRFQFKEPFPDFLDYFLPGATTIGWVVPKKYIEKVGDAGFKKNPVGAGPYKFVEFQAGVRLVGEAFEDYWRKVPQVKRMEFHYIPEPATRLAMVRRGEVDVATLMQGVFYADAKKDSKLRLLEPLSPTRWMIYISPQWDPKSPWADERVRKAASVAIDRKTLADIFMPGCSGVGSLGIEGDPLAVHYPADPYDPAQAKKLLAEAGYAKGFQGGKFYPYGGYWEYGEQIATNWKAVGITVELVLLDRPAWLAQRDAGKMKGSLFVDNPIAPTIGGRLAYLFSGTGSYGNYPDIQALWEQYQHEYSPKTRKDLISRIQKMTYEKTIWLPLTSTNSPAGFGPRVKGNPYKIQPLLWFTAPFEDIEVAK, from the coding sequence ATGCAAAGACGGAAAACCATGTTTTGGAGGTTGTGGGCGCTGGCTATTTTGGCGGCGGTACTTTTGGGAACGCCCGGCGCTCGGGCAGCCTCCCCGCAGGGGGTAATGAAGCAGGCCATCCACTGGGGGCTTTCAGCGGACTGGCTGGACCCTTCCACGGCCAGCTACGTAACCACAGCGAACCATCCTTTATACCTTTTCCATGATGCTTTGTTGAAAGCCATGCCCGAAGGGAACTATACCCCCTGCTTAGCTGAGTCATGGAATATCAGCCCGGATTTTAAGGTTTATGAATTTAAACTGCGCCAAGGGGTAAAGTTTCACAATGGCGACACCTTGACTGCGGAGGACGTCGTCTTTAGTTTCTGGCGATACAAGGCTGCCCTGGCTAAATTTTTTCATAATCGAACAGAAAAAGTAGAGGCGGTCAATCCGAACCTCGTTCGGTTTCAATTTAAAGAACCCTTTCCTGATTTTTTGGATTATTTTCTCCCTGGAGCGACCACTATTGGCTGGGTAGTTCCCAAAAAATATATTGAAAAAGTTGGAGATGCGGGCTTTAAAAAGAATCCTGTAGGAGCAGGACCCTATAAATTTGTGGAATTTCAGGCGGGGGTTAGACTGGTGGGGGAGGCTTTTGAGGACTACTGGAGAAAAGTCCCGCAGGTTAAAAGAATGGAATTTCATTATATTCCTGAGCCGGCTACCCGTTTAGCGATGGTCAGACGAGGAGAAGTCGATGTCGCTACGCTTATGCAGGGTGTTTTTTATGCAGATGCAAAAAAAGATTCGAAGCTTAGGCTTCTCGAACCTCTGAGCCCAACCCGGTGGATGATCTATATCTCGCCGCAGTGGGACCCCAAATCTCCATGGGCTGACGAGCGCGTGCGCAAGGCGGCAAGTGTGGCCATCGATCGAAAAACGCTGGCCGATATTTTCATGCCCGGGTGCAGTGGCGTTGGTTCCCTCGGCATAGAGGGGGATCCTTTAGCGGTGCATTATCCTGCAGATCCCTACGACCCAGCACAGGCTAAAAAGTTGTTGGCGGAGGCGGGATATGCGAAGGGCTTTCAGGGGGGGAAATTTTATCCCTACGGGGGATATTGGGAATATGGGGAGCAGATTGCTACCAACTGGAAGGCCGTAGGGATTACGGTGGAGTTAGTTCTTCTGGATCGACCTGCTTGGTTGGCTCAACGGGACGCCGGAAAGATGAAGGGGAGTCTTTTCGTGGATAACCCCATCGCTCCGACCATTGGAGGAAGGTTAGCTTATCTTTTCAGCGGTACTGGGTCTTATGGAAACTATCCAGATATTCAAGCCTTATGGGAACAGTACCAGCATGAGTACTCCCCCAAGACGAGGAAGGATTTGATCTCGCGGATTCAAAAGATGACTTATGAAAAAACCATTTGGCTACCGCTGACTTCCACCAATTCCCCGGCTGGTTTTGGCCCCAGGGTAAAGGGGAACCCTTACAAGATTCAGCCGCTCCTTTGGTTCACCGCTCCGTTTGAGGACATCGAGGTGGCAAAGTAA
- a CDS encoding ABC transporter substrate-binding protein — protein sequence MKAKKTKMHLLLVMAAIVGMVFLASVQVQATTPAGVLKQAIHWGLSADWLDPATNSGLISSSLPLYLFHDALVKPMPEGNFTPSLAESWTISPDAKTYEFKLRKGVKFHNGDTMTAEDVVFSFWRYKAAQAKIIQGKTEKVEAVNPHLVRFHFKVPYPDFLEYFLPGGSAICWIVPKKYTEKVGDAEFKRNPIGCGPYKFVEFVAGVRIVAEAFEDYWRKTPPIKRMEFLIISEPATRLAMVRRGEADIATLMQGVFYEDVKKDPKLRLFHPLSPVTWLVYIASQWDSKSPWADARVRKAASLAIDRKSLADIFMPGCKPMGTLAMEGDEFMVNFPPDPYAPGQAKKLLAEAGYPKGFHGGKFYPYQGGYWPYGEQIMNYWKAVGINVDTVLLDRPAWFANRQGGKMKGGLFIDPAPLATIGGRLAYLFGTTSYGNYPDVKALWDQYQPEVDPKVRKDLIGRIQNLIYERSMFIPLTDTNSPAAFGPRVKGNPYKIQPLIWFTAPFEDIELVH from the coding sequence ATGAAAGCCAAGAAAACCAAAATGCACTTGCTGTTAGTCATGGCGGCTATTGTCGGAATGGTTTTTTTAGCATCGGTTCAGGTTCAAGCCACCACTCCCGCAGGGGTGTTAAAACAAGCGATCCATTGGGGGCTTTCTGCAGATTGGCTGGATCCGGCAACCAACTCGGGGCTGATCAGCTCGAGCCTTCCACTTTATCTCTTCCATGATGCCTTGGTGAAACCCATGCCGGAAGGGAATTTTACCCCCTCCCTGGCCGAGTCATGGACGATTAGCCCTGATGCCAAAACTTATGAATTCAAATTGCGGAAAGGGGTGAAGTTCCATAATGGGGACACCATGACCGCAGAAGATGTGGTGTTCAGTTTCTGGAGATACAAGGCTGCTCAGGCCAAAATTATTCAAGGAAAGACGGAGAAGGTTGAAGCCGTGAATCCTCATCTGGTGCGCTTTCACTTCAAAGTACCGTATCCTGATTTTTTGGAATATTTCCTTCCAGGAGGCAGCGCTATTTGTTGGATTGTACCCAAGAAATATACGGAAAAGGTGGGGGATGCGGAGTTTAAGAGAAATCCTATCGGGTGCGGCCCATACAAATTTGTGGAATTTGTGGCGGGTGTTAGGATTGTGGCCGAGGCTTTTGAAGATTACTGGAGAAAAACCCCCCCAATCAAAAGAATGGAGTTTCTCATCATAAGTGAGCCAGCCACCCGCCTGGCCATGGTTAGAAGAGGCGAGGCTGATATTGCTACGCTCATGCAGGGGGTATTTTATGAGGACGTAAAAAAAGACCCGAAGCTTCGCCTGTTCCATCCATTAAGCCCAGTGACCTGGCTGGTATATATCGCCTCGCAATGGGATTCCAAGTCTCCATGGGCGGACGCAAGGGTTCGCAAAGCCGCCAGTTTGGCGATTGACCGCAAGAGTTTGGCCGATATTTTTATGCCAGGGTGTAAGCCGATGGGAACGCTGGCCATGGAGGGAGATGAATTTATGGTCAATTTCCCGCCAGATCCTTATGCCCCGGGACAAGCGAAGAAGCTTTTGGCCGAGGCAGGATATCCAAAGGGCTTTCATGGGGGTAAATTTTATCCGTACCAAGGAGGTTATTGGCCTTACGGAGAGCAGATTATGAACTATTGGAAAGCTGTGGGCATTAATGTTGATACTGTGCTTTTAGACAGACCGGCTTGGTTCGCGAATCGACAGGGCGGGAAAATGAAAGGGGGACTTTTCATTGACCCGGCACCCCTGGCGACCATCGGGGGCCGCTTGGCCTATCTTTTTGGTACAACTTCCTACGGCAATTATCCAGATGTTAAAGCATTGTGGGATCAATACCAACCAGAGGTCGACCCGAAGGTTAGAAAGGATTTGATCGGGCGAATCCAAAATCTAATCTATGAGAGAAGCATGTTCATTCCTCTTACCGACACGAATTCGCCGGCAGCGTTTGGCCCCAGAGTGAAAGGAAATCCCTATAAAATTCAACCTCTCATATGGTTCACGGCTCCTTTTGAAGATATAGAATTGGTTCATTGA